The Quercus lobata isolate SW786 chromosome 9, ValleyOak3.0 Primary Assembly, whole genome shotgun sequence region GTGAATTTCAATCtgttctctgattttttttcttgaatgttTGTGTGTAAAATGTATGTGATTTGTTTGGTTGCTTGGAAAATTTGTTCTTTAACTCTGTTTATTAGAGTATGTgatttgtttggatgtttttagaAGATGGGAATTTGAGAATTGTGTTTGTTGTAAATATAATGTGGTGTTTGATTCTGTTCCTATTGTTTACATTGTAGattatttcattcatttccatgaAAGAGTTACAAAAAGATGTCATTTTTAGCGTGAAGGACAATTTTGATAATGATTGGGATGAGGATGTGTGTGCTTTTCAAAATatatctttgtatattttagCAACCACTTGGATATTGCTTCCTCACACAATGTAGGGGCCTTGTGCTTGGAGGCGCCTTTTGCTTCCGGGCGCCTTTGATTACATTGATTTGTGCTTTGGGGTTCCTTAATGATGATGGTTTTATTGATGGAATGTTGTGCTGTGGTATGTATGGTTGCTAAGGaactaaaggaagaagaaagtaTGGAAAGTTCAtttcttttgtctttgttttttgaGGTTTTGTATTTTGTCCGTATTGGTGATATACTTATTTGGGTCAAATATAAGTACACATAGCAGCATTGAATTTAACACTGTTTGTGTTTCATTGTTCAATACAATTATGTGTTTATTTAAATGGAGAACCTTATGTACTATACCTAAGTAATTGTACCTACATTTTGTCCAACTTATTTTGTGGTTTGCTTGGCTGTGACCTGTGAGAAATTTGCGAgcaaggaaaaaagagaggagtTAATCTTTGAAGTTATTATGTGAAGACTGAAGAGGGGTGTTGTGTTATGGTTTGTTTTGTAGCTGTTTGAAGATGTAGGTTATAGGAATCTAAATTATGATAACTGTTTCTAATGTGTGGAGTTTGGCtgaattgtttcaattttgGAATTCTTTCCAAGTGATTGAAATTATGATGTATCTGTTGAAAGTTTGACCTTGATATTGTTAGATTATATATCCCTTCCAAGATAAGCACAATTTATGCTGTAAGACCAAATTGCATAAATCCTTTAATATTTCTATGTTGAGTCTGCACCCTGTCATCTTCAGATCACTTTCCACACACAGCTTTAAAAAGGGGAGAACTTTGAGATTTATTGGTTACcaaacatataatatatatataaaactgttAAATTGGTTGTTTAAATCATGGTGGCTTTCATGCCAAACTCCAGACTATCTATAATGAGTGATCTTTTCTACATTTGTTGTATCttttaatcataataaatgtctaTATGTTCATTTAACCTTTTTTGGTTTCGTATGTCTGTGCAGTTCCAAATGTAGGCAATGGCCTCGATCTGGAGAACTATTCGTGGACACAGACCCTTGAAGAGGTCACTTTAAATGTCCCAGTGCCAACTGGAACTAAATCAAGGTCTGTTGTATGCGAGATAAAAAAGAACCATCTGAAAGTTGGACTCAAGGGCCAGCCTCCAATAATTGATGTAAGACTGCTTGTAGGCTTGTTTTTTAGGTGTTAAAACTTGTGTACAACATATTGTCTCTTTATTCCTAATATTGGACTTTTTTTTGCCTTGGCTCATGTACTTAAACTACTTGTAGGGGGAGCTTTTTCGGCCTGTCAAGCCTGATGATTGTTACTGGAGCATAGGTATGTTATAATATGAATACCTGCATGAACTAATGGAACtttacatttgttttttttatactcaaaaaaaattagaagctGATTAAATGCATGGATGCAAAAAATTAGAGGAAATTTCTGACTAGTTCATGCAAAGTATGTGTGTACAATACTCATCAATTTGCCAATGTGATCtagctcaattggcacttcATTCCCTTGTAAGAGCTAGGTGGAGGTTGAGTCTGCGGGTTCAAGACCAActgggtgcatgtgtaacttaccaataaaaaaaaattgtcaattatGTGTAAATCGTTTGCATGTGTGCATGTGTGAGTGTCTGTACACGGTTTGGGTGTGTGATGTTCTAGCTGTTTTTTTGTCAAGATCCATCAATAAAGTTTCTGAGTTGCTCATTATATATGTACCAATAAATTTGCCATTTTACAGAGGNNNNNNNNNNNNNNNNNNNNNNNNNNNNNNNNNNNNNNNNNNNNNNNNNNNNNNNNNNNNNNNNNNNNNNNNNNNNNNNNNNNNNNNNNNNNNNNNNNNNNNNNNNNNNNNNNNNNNNNNNNNNNNNNNNNNNNNNNNNNNNNNNNNNNNNNNNNNNNNNNNNNNNNNNNNNNNNNNNNNNNNNNNNNNNNNNNNNNNNNNNNNNNNNNNNNNNNNNNNNNNNNNNNNNNNNNNNNNNNNNNNNNNNNNNNNNNNNNNNNNNNNNNNNNNNNNNNNNNNNNNNNNNNNNNNNNNNNNNNNNNNNNNNNNNNNNNNNNNNNNNNNNNNNNNNNNNNNNNNNNNNNNNNNNNNNNNNNNNNNNNNNNNNNNNNNNNNNNNNNNNNNNNNNNNNNNNNNNNNNNNNNNNNNNNNNNNNNNNNNNNNNNNNNNNNNNNNNNNNNNNNNNNNNNNNNNNNNNNNNNNNNNNNNNNNNNNNNNNNNNNNNNNNNNNNNNNNNNNNNNNNNNNNNNNNNNNNNNNNNNNNNNNNNNNNNNNNNNNNNNNNNNNNNNNNNNNNNNNNNNNNNNNNNNNNNNNNNNNNNNNNNNNNNNNNNNNNNNNNNNNNNNNNNNNNNNNNNNNNNNNNNNNNNNNNNNNNNNNNNNNNNNNNNNNNNNNNNNNNNNNNNNNNNNNNNNNNNNNNNNNNNNNNNNNNNNNNNNNNNNNNNNNNNNNNNNNNNNNNNNNNNNNNNNNNNNNNNNNNNNNNNNNNNNNNNNNNNNNNNNNNNNNNNNNNNNNNNNNNNNNNNNNNNNNNNNNNNNNNNNNNNNNNNNNNNNNNNNNNNNNNNNNNNNNNNNNNNNNNNNNNNNNNNNNNNNNNNNNNNNNNNNNNNNNNNNNNNNNNNNNNNNNNNNNNNNNNNNNNNNNNNNNNNNNNNNNNNNNNNNNNNNNNNNNNNNNNNNNNNNNNNNNNNNNNNNNNNNNNNNNNNNNNNNNNNNNNNNNNNNNNNNNNNNNNNNNNNNNNNCCATCTCTATTCTTTTAACCAAGCACGACAAAATGGAGTGGTGGAAATCTATTGTGAAAGGTGATCCTGAAATCGATACTCAGAAGGTCGAACCTGAGTCCAGCAAACTATCAGACCTGGATCCAGAAACAAGGCAGACTGTTGAAAAGATGATGGTAAATCGTTGATGTTGTATTTTATGCTTTACACTTTGGTTGCCAATTTACCATCTTGCCCATCCTCTCCATGTGTGAACTCAGACTCCATGCTCTAATCTAGCCTTAGTTGCTTGCAGTAATATCCCCACGGTTTTATTCATATTGAGGTTCTGGATTATTTTTTAGGGCTGCATCCACAAATGTAGCTCTAGTCTCTCTTGTTCACAGTGAAGATCTAAGATTTTTTCCCCCAAGTTTCTGTCTAAGTCTTCtgtttgctctctctctctctctctctctctcagtgtgTTCTCAGACTCTAGCTAGCGTGTAAGATAGAGCCTGTGTTCTGTTGCTGCGTTATTAGATCTTGTTTTGACAttctttatctctattttttgtccTTCATCAGCAAATGTTCTGGTTCATGTTTTTGTGTTCTGCTATGAATAATTGGTTAATGACTTGAGTTTCTTGCACTTAATGTACAGTTTGATCAGAGGCAGAAGACCATGGGGCTTCCAAGCAGTGATGAGTTGCAGAAACAGGAGATTCTGAAGAAATTTATGGCTGAGGTAAATACTTGAGCTTTTGATTGTTGAATTCCCCCATCACGAAAGTAATTGGTAAAATCTCCTGATAATTAATCTTTGATTTCCCGCAGCATCCGGAGATGGACTTTTCGAGGGCAAAGTTAGCATAAATGGGACGGATTCTGTTGATCCTTTTTGGCAGCTATAACTCAACCTGGCTTTCTCATTTTAATGTTGTTGGAACTTTTTCTCCCCCTTTAATCCTCTGGTTCCTGAGGGTTAGAATGGTTGACTCTGTTCATATGACCTGTTGGCTAAACTATGGATTCAGATGATATTTTACAAgatgaaaaatagtaaaattgtagtgtttgtggtgggttttttttcctGAGTCTTCTATGGATACTTTCATGTTAGAATTGGGTCACGCGCAGAGCTGCAAACCAATTCCTTGGCTAATAGTGTCATCACTGTGCTTTCCAATATTTTTGTggcaaaatattttccatcaaaacaaaatcaagtctttttttttttttttttttgtttacaagataaaaattctattttagtctaatttaagtatatatgtgtgtgagttTCCTTGACCTTTTCCCTTCACACTTAATAAACAAATTCAAGCCCAGGTTTTTAATTTTCCGGAATTGTTAGCAAAAAAGATGCCATTGAATTTTGAGCCTCCTAAGGCCCATTCTTCCCTGATGTCAATCATTGAAACAAGTCATAACGTTATTTTTGTTAggaaatgttaaaataaatatcCCAAATCCGTGAAAATCCTGAGTCTTCCATGCATGCTTCATGTTTCTTGTCCTGAAAAGGGATTTTCATGTTAGAATGGGGTTACGCACAGAACTGCAAACAAATTCCTTGGCTAATAGTGTCATCACTTTgcttttcaatatttttgtggcaaaacattttccatcaaaacaaaatcaagtccaaggttttttttttttttttttttttttttttttttttttttaacaagataaaaattatactttagtttaatctaaatatatatgtgtgtgaaacttcttCTTGAAGACTTAAATCCTGACCTCTTACTCTTCATACCTCgtaagcacttatacttgtaaagtgaccGTCGTGACAAAATCAAGCCTAAGTTTTTAGTTTCTCGGAATTATTAGCAAAAAAGATGCCATTGAATTTTGAGCCTCCTAAGGCCCATTTCTCCCTTATGTCAAGCACTCAAACAAGTCATAACATTATCTTTGTTAGGAAATGGTAAAATAAGGCCTTGTTTGTTACACACACTTTAGCAACGTTATTTGCGGTTTAAACATCCAAATAGGTGGGTCTCATGCTGAACTATGTGTTTGGTAAGTGATTCAGAACAAGTATTGTTTGAGTTTATGTTTGACATATTAGCGtagggaaaattattgtgtacttctgaaataccataaatgcgtagtccccctctcacatgaatgatgggTCTCACTAATTATGAATAATGGgtctcaccatgaatttaattagtgaaacccaccattcatgtgagagagggAGTACGCATATATGGTACTCtaggagtacacaataatttcccttaCCGTAGAGAGTGAAACACTCTAGGCCCACCTGACAGTAAGCTTTCACTCCTCTCCCACACATTTGTGCAGATGATCTCTTCTCTCCCACATGTTAGTGCACTGTGGCATCTCAATTTAAAACAGTAGCGTTgtcagctttttaaaaaaaggagtacacaataatttcccttaTCGTAGAGAGTGAAACACTCTAAGCCCACCTGATAGTAAACTCTCACTCTTCTCTCCCACGCATCTGTGTAGGTGGTCTCTTCTTTCCCACCCGTCAATGCACTGTGGCATCTCAATTTAAAACAGTACTGTTgtcaactttaaaaaaaaaaatttaaaaaaaaaaaacacacacatacacacacacacataccaaTCACACAACTTATATTTTTAACACCAAAATATACTATTTGAAACACattaccaaacacatttttctctttatgaaTACTATTGTGGGTCCAGGAAGTTTACAATCCGGCCCAagctctatctgggcccagggcccatgCTGAGGAGGTCTCTTGCTGAGGACGAATGGTCGATGGCCGGGGAGttaaggggaacggctgagaagctaccttgtcctcggcactccagaacTTCGATGGGAAGATCAACGTCTTGGTGGAGGCTATCCCCAAGCAGTCTCCTGAAGGGGATGTAAGTGGAagggggcccatagggaagcagggtgtaggattggatcaaggaagatgcgtcccctccgcattaaatgcatctgCCAACACCCAGatccgattaatgagaaaagacgttgggacggtgtaaacttcgatcttcGCAACTAGTAGAAAGTAAGACGGGActgttgatgggatggatacagaaataagcccctgcctgacctacaagtgaaGGGCCAGGAttaaccaagacggactatataataaaaaggtaggtgcaTCAAgcaaggggctgggaaaaatggccaaaaacgagagcctcccagcccatctccaggagaaagattccaggggtgaaggaaaatcgaaccttgtatgaacaccacgaaaaacccaccgcctgtcgatcaaggcctagcctttcaaacccacgctctacaaatgatattgtttgggcccttttacgtgcgaacccgacactgttacggtccgccacgaatcgtgtccttacaattggcgccgtttgtgggaaaggtttgtgtgttggcataggcggtgggtagagagagttcctttgttatttctaaccgttggttatagagttctagtataaagtcctgctaggggctacgtttcttgactaggggcttggctgagaagctaactcccctaaagccaaagTCCctcgtaaagagcaaactaggcgcttggtaacgttaattgtatggataaactctaggggcttggctgaggagctaactcccccaaagccaaggtcccacgcaaagagaaaactaggttttggacagaactaaggcattgcatagtcctcggactcaagcctatggggaaaccaactacttggatgaggaaaactaggttttggacagaaccaaggcattgcatagtcctcggactcaagcctatggggaaaccaactacttggatgaggaaaactaggttttggacagaatcaaggcattgcatggtccacagactcaagcctatggggaaaccaactacttggatgaggaaaactaggttttggacagaaccaaggcattgcatagtcctcggactcaagcctatggggaaaccaactacttggatgaggaaaactaggttttggacagaaccaaggcattgcatggtccacgaactcaagcttatggggaaaccaactacttggatgaggaaaactaggttttggacagaaccaaggcgttgcatagtcctcgaactcaagcctatggggaaaccaactacttggatgaggaaaactaggttttggacagaatcaaggcattgcatggtccacagactcaagcctatggggaaaccaactacttggatgaggaaaactacgttttggacagaaccaaggcattgcatggtcctcggactcaagcctatggggaaaccaactacttggatgaggaaaactaggttttggatagaaccaaggcattgcatggtccacggactcaagcctatgaggaaaccaactacttggatgaggaaaactaggttttggacagaaccaaggcattgcatggtccaaggactcaagcctatggggaaaccaactacttggatgaggaaaactaggttttggacagaaccaaggcattgcatggtccacggactcaagcctatggggaaaccaactacttggatgaggaaaactaggttttggacagaaccaaggcattgcatggcccacggactcaagcctatggggaaaccaactacttggatgaggaaaactaggttttggacagaaccaaggcattgcataatcctcggactcaagcctatggggaaaccaactacttggatgaggaaaactaggttttggacagaaccaaggcatggcatggtcctcggactcaagcctatggggaaaccaactacttggatgaggaaattGGGATCAGCAAGACTTAGCTACTATGCGTGACGTCGAAAATGGTGCCTATATCTTCGTAAAACGAAGGTTAGAAATGAGTCTAAAGCCTCTATGGGTGCAAGTAAATTAGGGTTTGGGGAACATAatgataaatgtattgcataCATAGATATTCgtacatgttaaaatgaatcagcgcagaattcataaacaaataatGCATATCAACGAGGGCGGCTAACGATGTaaccagaaggaaaaaggaaaaatagg contains the following coding sequences:
- the LOC115958828 gene encoding protein BOBBER 1; translated protein: MAIISDFEEEQKETKPSTSTPSATTTKKKTVSFSASLDPSSPLGFVEKVLDFLGEESDFLERDTAEKEIAAAVKAAKEKRKKRKAAEVAAAAAAAAEEDKKKKKAVVKEEPKVVAKEDPSSKVVEKTEEKSKSDSKRVPNVGNGLDLENYSWTQTLEEVTLNVPVPTGTKSRSVVCEIKKNHLKVGLKGQPPIIDGELFRPVKPDDCYWSIXXXXXISILLTKHDKMEWWKSIVKGDPEIDTQKVEPESSKLSDLDPETRQTVEKMMFDQRQKTMGLPSSDELQKQEILKKFMAEHPEMDFSRAKLA